In Populus alba chromosome 9, ASM523922v2, whole genome shotgun sequence, a genomic segment contains:
- the LOC118034656 gene encoding L-type lectin-domain containing receptor kinase SIT2-like yields the protein MMIASFKSLRFLLGLFVSLKLLALAQDENHFIYHGFTGANLLLSGIAKIHPNGLLELTNTSKQQIGRAFFPFPFQFNTSLINNSRSLSFSTQFAFAMVPELPTLGGHGMAFTISPSVDFTGAMATQYFGILNSTSKGLPSNHLLAVELDAVPSPDLKDINDSHVGIDVNSLVSIESAPVTYFSDEEKENKSLTLISGHVMHVWIDYDEAEKLLNVTVAPVTRTKPTLPLLSTSLDLSSVMLDSMYVGFSSSTGAVASSHYILGWSFNRGGQAQSLDVSKLPSLPSQRKSRKKPYLRILAPTITAIIFLVAISGAAYITRRKKYEELREDWEQEYGPQRFSYKDLYKATTGFTDRKLLGSGGFGKVYRGVLPSSNMQVAIKKVSHDSKQGTKQFVAEIASMGRLRHRNLVQLLGYCRRKGELLLVYDYMPRGSLDKLLFCNDTPSLNWVQRYHVLRGVASALLYLHEEWEQVVLHRDVKASNILLDDDFNGRLGDFGLAKLYDRGANPQTTCVVGTVGYIAPEVTRTGRATTSSDVFAFGTFMLEMACGRKPLEPEQSAEKMVLVDWVLDSWKIGDILRTGDPKLEGNYVVEEMELVLKLGLLCSFSTPQARPSMRQIAQYLDGNASLPEMPLDGASIGLMPVSHEEPGDFNLSFHRSNDYSAPSFSSTDSILSRGR from the coding sequence ATGATGATTGCATCGTTCAAATCATTGCGCTTTCTACTCGGCCTGTTTGTTTCCTTGAAGCTCTTGGCCTTAGCTCAAGACGAAAACCACTTCATCTATCATGGCTTCACTGGAGCCAACCTGCTCCTCAGCGGGATTGCAAAAATCCATCCAAATGGGCTCTTAGAGCTGACAAACACTTCAAAACAGCAAATTGGCCGTGCTTTCTTCCCATTCCCTTTTCAGTTCAACACATCTTTAATCAACAATTCTCGGTCTCTCTCGTTCTCTACCCAGTTTGCGTTTGCCATGGTCCCAGAGCTGCCTACACTTGGTGGCCATGGCATGGCCTTCACAATCTCTCCATCTGTGGACTTCACAGGGGCTATGGCAACTCAGTACTTTGGAATCCTCAATTCTACAAGCAAAGGCCTACCTTCAAACCATCTATTGGCAGTTGAGCTGGATGCAGTTCCAAGCCCGGATCTTAAAGACATCAATGACAGCCACGTTGGAATTGATGTCAACAGCTTGGTATCCATTGAATCTGCTCCGGTGACCTACTTTTCAGATGAGGAAAAGGAGAATAAGAGCTTGACTCTCATAAGTGGTCATGTGATGCACGTGTGGATAGATTATGATGAAGCAGAGAAGCTACTCAATGTTACAGTTGCTCCTGTCACAAGAACAAAACCAACCTTGCCTCTCTTGTCAACATCTCTCGATCTTTCTTCTGTTATGTTGGATTCTATGTACGTTGGTTTTTCTTCATCTACTGGAGCAGTGGCTAGCAGCCACTATATTCTGGGGTGGAGCTTCAACAGAGGCGGACAAGCTCAAAGTCTTGATGTGTCGAAGTTGCCTTCACTTCCCTctcaaagaaaatcaagaaagaaaccATATTTAAGAATTCTGGCCCCAACAATAACAGCAATCATTTTTCTGGTAGCAATCTCTGGTGCTGCTTATATAACAAGGAGGAAGAAATATGAGGAACTGCGCGAAGATTGGGAACAGGAGTATGGTCCTCAAAGATTCTCCTACAAGGATTTATACAAAGCAACTACAGGTTTCACAGACAGGAAGTTGCTGGGAAGTGGAGGTTTTGGAAAGGTTTACAGAGGAGTACTGCCTTCTTCCAACATGCAAGTCGCGATCAAGAAAGTATCCCATGATTCCAAACAAGGAACTAAGCAGTTTGTTGCTGAGATTGCTAGCATGGGAAGGCTGAGGCACAGGAACTTGGTCCAGCTCCTAGGCTATTGCCGGAGAAAGGGAGAGCTCCTCTTGGTCTATGATTACATGCCCCGCGGAAGCCTTGATAAACTCCTATTTTGCAATGACACACCCAGCCTTAATTGGGTTCAGCGATATCATGTCCTCAGaggagttgcgtctgccctTCTTTACCTCCATGAAGAGTGGGAACAGGTTGTTCTGCATAGAGATGTGAAAGCTAGCAATATACTGTTAGATGATGATTTCAATGGTCGCCTAGGAGATTTTGGGCTTGCTAAATTATATGATCGCGGGGCGAATCCTCAAACAACCTGTGTGGTTGGAACAGTTGGATATATTGCGCCAGAGGTTACTAGAACAGGAAGGGCCACTACCAGCAGTGATGTTTTTGCTTTTGGCACTTTTATGCTTGAAATGGCTTGTGGAAGGAAACCTTTAGAGCCAGAACAATCAGCAGAAAAGATGGTTTTGGTTGACTGGGTTCTTGATTCCTGGAAAATAGGAGACATTCTTCGAACAGGTGATCCAAAATTGGAAGGTAATTACGTGGTGGAGGAAATGGAATTGGTTTTGAAGCTAGGTCTGCTTTGTTCGTTCTCTACACCACAAGCTAGGCCAAGCATGAGGCAAATTGCGCAATATCTGGATGGGAATGCTAGCCTGCCAGAGATGCCGCTTGATGGTGCTAGCATAGGTTTGATGCCAGTTAGTCATGAAGAGCCTGGGGATTTCAACTTGTCTTTCCATAGATCTAATGATTACTCTGCTCCTTCCTTCTCTAGTACCGACTCAATCCTCAGCCGTGGTCGTTGA